CGCGCTCGGCTACGGCCTCGGCGTGCTTCTGGGTAAAGGGTTGTGCCGCTTCGTGTTACGCGGTCGTACCTGGTGGCCGCCGTCGTCGCGCGCGCAGACCGCGTTGAAGGTCGTGACGGTGGGCGTCGCGATCGCCGCGTCGGTGCTCATGGTGGTGCCGGCAGCCGGGTGGCAGCGCCAGGTGTCCGAGTTGATGGGTATCGAAGGCCCGGGCGTGCTCGGTTACACGCGCACCCTGGTGGTCGCAGCGGCGGTTGCGATCGTGCTGGTCGCCGTCGCCCGGGTGCTGCTGGACCTCACCAAACTGGTTGCGCGGATGCTGATCCGGCGATGGCGGCTCAATGGTGAAGTGGCGCAGTTCATCGGGACCGCGGTGGTGGTGATCCTGCTCGTCACGCTGATCAACGGTGTCCTGCTGCGCGGCTTCCTCGCCGGGGCCAGCCGGGTGTTCCAGCCGCAGAACACCGCCACCCGCGACGGCGTCGAGCAGCCGTCGGAACCGCAGAAGTCCGGCAGCCCAGCGTCTTTCGCGTCCTGGGATTCCCTGGGCTATCAGGGACGCAACTTCGTGGCCGGCGGGCCGGACGCGGCCGAGCTGACCCGGATCAACGGTGCCGCGGCCAAGGAGCCCATCCGGGTCTACGTCGGTCTGCAGACCGCCGACACCGACGAGGCCCGGCTGGCGGTGTTGCTCAGCGAGTTGCACCGCACCGACGCATTCGAACGCGAGGCCCTGGTGATCGTCCCCACCACCGGGACCGGCTGGGTCAATCCCGTTGCGGCGCGGGCCGTGGAGCTGATGTACAACGGCGACACCGCCATCGTGGCGCTGCAGTACTCGTATCTCCCCAGCTGGATCTCCTTCCTCGGTGATCAGCACACGTCGATGCGGTCGGGCCAGATGCTCATCGGTGCCGTGCACGACCGCTGGGCCAAGGTGCCCGAATCGCAGCGGCCCAAGTTGATGCTGTACGGCGAGAGCCTGGGCTCGATGGCGGGGCAGAGCGCCTTCGGGTATCTACCCGACATCGCGCTGATGGGCTTCGATTCGGTGCTGTGGGTCGGGCCGCCGCAGGCCAGCCCGCTGTGGCGGGCGCTGATCGAGCGTCGCGACCCCCACACCACGGAGGTCGCGCCGCGCTACGACAACGGGCGCACGGTCCGGTTCTCCCAGGGCGGCGACCCCGCCCAGGTGGCCCGCGACACCGCCGGCCCGTGGGATGACACCAAGGTGCTGTTCCTGCAGCATGCCTCGGACCCGATCGTGTGGTGGTCGCCGGATCTGCTGCTCTCCCGCCCGGACTGGCTGGTCGAACCGCGCGGGCAGGACCGCACCGCGGCCATGCGGTGGTACCCGTTTGTGACGTTCTCCCAGGTGGGCGCCGATATGCTGAACGCCTCGGAGATGCCGGCCGGGCACGGCCACAACTACGACAACGTCATTCTGGACGGCTGGGTGGCCGTCGCGGCGCCGCCGGACTGGACCGCGGCGGACACCGAGCGGATTCGCGGCGCGATGGAGCAGACGGTCGGCGTGGACGACTCGGAGTCCTCCTGGACGGGCTAGCGGTGCCGACGGTCACGGGTTGATGGTGTATTCGCCCACCTGCCGGCCCCACACGTGGTCGACGAGTAGTGGGCTGCCCAGCTCGAGGTGGTTGTAGGGCGCGATGCTGGCGCCGGTGTCCATCACCAGGGTGGGCGCCGGCCACAGCTCGCGGGTGATCGACTGCCAGCAGCCGGGCCGGCCACCGGGCCCGCCCTTGGCGTTGATCCGCGGCAGGTTGTCGGGATAGATGTAGGGC
This DNA window, taken from Mycolicibacterium sp. MU0050, encodes the following:
- a CDS encoding alpha/beta hydrolase, whose translation is MTRPVEHNGPRSLVLWAWGLLRLDFTGIAIGTLFFCLSLTPSLLPRSWQFAGLIGGMNAALGYGLGVLLGKGLCRFVLRGRTWWPPSSRAQTALKVVTVGVAIAASVLMVVPAAGWQRQVSELMGIEGPGVLGYTRTLVVAAAVAIVLVAVARVLLDLTKLVARMLIRRWRLNGEVAQFIGTAVVVILLVTLINGVLLRGFLAGASRVFQPQNTATRDGVEQPSEPQKSGSPASFASWDSLGYQGRNFVAGGPDAAELTRINGAAAKEPIRVYVGLQTADTDEARLAVLLSELHRTDAFEREALVIVPTTGTGWVNPVAARAVELMYNGDTAIVALQYSYLPSWISFLGDQHTSMRSGQMLIGAVHDRWAKVPESQRPKLMLYGESLGSMAGQSAFGYLPDIALMGFDSVLWVGPPQASPLWRALIERRDPHTTEVAPRYDNGRTVRFSQGGDPAQVARDTAGPWDDTKVLFLQHASDPIVWWSPDLLLSRPDWLVEPRGQDRTAAMRWYPFVTFSQVGADMLNASEMPAGHGHNYDNVILDGWVAVAAPPDWTAADTERIRGAMEQTVGVDDSESSWTG